From the genome of Segatella hominis, one region includes:
- a CDS encoding TonB-dependent receptor, with the protein MKQRMIHIALLLFMVVDLTAQTLISGMVMSGLEPLAGANVFIAGTIDGCLTDSLGRFSFYTSKTGEITLKATMIGFEEYTQDSDVSKLKHLTISMKEKAATIQEVVVSASTYSFGKSDHFKTMDALDVVMAGNSCGDIVAALQSLPGTQKVGEDGKLYVRGGESEECQTFINGMHVLVPYSTNAENTAVRGRFSPFLFKGICFSLGGYGGEYGQALSSVLPMETTDVATSDKYGASASLVDWNIGGTKVFDTSSLSFNAAMTSMGIYNQLFSERFDFYKPYRKLSGEAQYKMEFKNAGILKTYVGYDFTSVGQRIDDRNLLLKENNVYTNATYKAAIGAGYTFFCGMANSSVFNDIKDAKVAGDCFYNFRNEIHLKAEMRKVCSDVLKLSVGVEDYQRNSLLEYDSYCYTLDYNILAAHADAQWRMLPGVFLNLSARTEYMSHAQWLFMPRATLSYVPNKIFQISLVAGRYSQTASDDDLATSNYSLGQCTADHAIISMQYKSAGTLVRIEPYWKKYHRLPLWDKGVYLPKGYGTSKGFDLFVDDHSLCRRLSTTLSYSYNDSRRFYLDYTEERTPAFASRHNLRLTAKYSFGKAILSLAESYASGRLFLQGKTPPYHSVDVNLTYLLSPKVIVYSSLNNILGRTNVFGYDAKGRPIVSSRDRFFYIGIFVSLKNNKAYDISNF; encoded by the coding sequence ATGAAACAACGAATGATACATATCGCATTACTGCTATTTATGGTAGTTGATTTGACTGCTCAGACTCTGATTTCAGGAATGGTCATGAGTGGTCTGGAACCTCTTGCTGGTGCCAACGTTTTTATCGCTGGTACTATTGATGGATGCCTGACGGATTCTCTTGGAAGATTCTCTTTTTACACTTCCAAGACAGGAGAAATAACCCTGAAGGCAACCATGATAGGCTTTGAGGAATACACACAGGATTCTGATGTCAGCAAACTGAAGCATCTCACCATTTCAATGAAAGAAAAGGCTGCAACAATCCAAGAAGTTGTAGTATCTGCCAGCACTTACAGTTTTGGAAAAAGTGATCATTTCAAGACGATGGATGCGCTGGACGTGGTGATGGCAGGTAATTCATGTGGAGACATTGTGGCAGCTTTGCAGTCATTGCCAGGAACGCAAAAGGTGGGTGAGGATGGCAAACTCTATGTGAGGGGTGGTGAAAGCGAAGAATGTCAGACTTTTATCAATGGAATGCACGTACTTGTTCCCTATAGTACCAATGCCGAAAATACAGCAGTGCGAGGCCGTTTTTCTCCTTTTCTGTTCAAGGGAATTTGCTTTTCTCTTGGAGGTTATGGCGGAGAATATGGGCAGGCTCTTTCATCTGTTCTTCCGATGGAGACTACTGATGTGGCTACGAGCGACAAATATGGAGCCAGTGCATCACTGGTGGACTGGAATATCGGTGGAACTAAAGTGTTTGATACCAGCAGTCTGTCATTTAATGCGGCAATGACAAGCATGGGTATCTACAACCAGTTGTTTTCTGAAAGATTCGATTTCTACAAGCCATACCGGAAATTATCTGGTGAGGCCCAATATAAGATGGAGTTCAAGAATGCTGGAATTTTGAAGACATACGTTGGCTATGATTTTACTTCTGTAGGGCAACGTATTGATGATAGAAACCTGTTGCTGAAGGAGAACAATGTTTATACAAATGCTACCTATAAGGCAGCGATAGGGGCTGGTTATACCTTCTTTTGTGGTATGGCAAATTCATCTGTTTTCAATGATATAAAAGATGCCAAGGTTGCTGGTGACTGTTTTTATAATTTCAGAAATGAGATACATCTGAAGGCAGAAATGCGCAAGGTTTGTTCAGATGTACTGAAATTGTCGGTTGGTGTGGAGGATTATCAGCGAAACAGTTTATTGGAGTATGATTCCTATTGCTACACCCTGGATTATAACATTCTGGCTGCCCATGCTGATGCCCAGTGGAGGATGCTGCCCGGTGTGTTTCTGAATCTTTCAGCAAGGACTGAATATATGTCGCATGCGCAGTGGCTGTTCATGCCAAGAGCTACACTCTCTTATGTTCCCAACAAGATTTTCCAGATTTCGCTTGTTGCGGGACGGTATAGTCAGACTGCAAGTGATGATGATCTCGCCACCAGCAACTATTCTCTTGGGCAGTGTACTGCTGATCATGCTATCATCTCCATGCAATATAAATCGGCGGGTACACTTGTAAGGATAGAACCCTATTGGAAGAAATATCATCGGTTGCCTTTATGGGATAAGGGTGTTTATCTTCCGAAAGGATATGGGACGAGTAAGGGGTTTGATCTCTTTGTGGATGACCATTCTCTTTGCAGGCGTCTTTCCACCACCTTATCTTATTCATACAATGACTCCAGACGTTTCTATCTGGATTATACGGAAGAACGAACACCTGCTTTTGCTTCCAGACATAATCTGAGACTGACAGCGAAATATTCGTTCGGAAAAGCTATTCTGAGTTTGGCTGAATCTTATGCCAGCGGTCGTCTCTTTCTGCAAGGTAAGACTCCGCCGTATCACAGTGTAGATGTAAATCTGACTTATTTGCTGAGTCCCAAGGTGATTGTTTATTCTTCGCTGAATAACATCCTTGGTCGCACGAATGTTTTCGGATATGATGCCAAGGGTCGCCCGATTGTTTCATCCCGCGATAGATTCTTTTATATAGGTATATTTGTTTCACTTAAAAATAACAAAGCTTATGACATTTCAAATTTTTAA
- a CDS encoding Panacea domain-containing protein — MTNFDKQKLTEIVLYILNKTKGLDYYHVFKVIYFANISYLAKYGFPMVSDEFCALPDGPVPSVLYNCIKGDPQCDKELQAMIDNCVSKGTDDAYYMLEAKRQADDEYLSKADIEALDKSIFENVNLPYGELRAKSHGEEWKRAYAQQGRKVMDIIGMAKDGMASDDMIEYIKDNLLVEAALS; from the coding sequence ATGACAAACTTCGATAAACAGAAACTGACAGAGATTGTATTATATATCTTGAATAAAACAAAAGGGTTAGACTACTACCATGTATTCAAGGTTATATATTTTGCTAATATTTCATATTTAGCAAAATATGGCTTTCCCATGGTTTCTGACGAATTCTGTGCATTGCCAGATGGACCTGTACCTTCTGTCCTTTATAATTGTATAAAAGGCGATCCTCAGTGTGATAAAGAATTGCAAGCAATGATAGACAATTGCGTTTCTAAAGGAACTGATGACGCTTATTATATGCTTGAAGCCAAGCGACAGGCAGACGATGAATACCTGTCAAAAGCTGATATTGAAGCTTTGGATAAGTCTATCTTCGAGAATGTAAATCTTCCATACGGTGAGTTACGTGCAAAATCACATGGCGAAGAATGGAAGCGTGCTTATGCCCAACAAGGGCGTAAAGTCATGGATATTATTGGTATGGCAAAAGATGGTATGGCATCCGATGATATGATAGAATATATTAAGGATAATCTGTTGGTGGAGGCTGCATTGTCATGA
- a CDS encoding LytTR family DNA-binding domain-containing protein, with the protein MMSFLTRIYPFKQSRHWMRDGFFYGLVIWAILYFLQPFGFCLYLGNKCLAAALFGMVTFVCYALYLALVLKRFHRTVNPWRIWHEGMAVLGLIVMIAFCNFLLSSFLFHYTITIRLFLLFLNWTIIVGVFLTLLSVGIQYNGYLRDRMEDLLHKTTQEQKEVIITIHDTSSRGNDLAMPINDLLYIEAQKNNISVCFVKENHVVSVDVHNTLTRTLEELKGYDNIFQCHRSFAVNVNNISSAKGNSNGYQLKLDKCADIIPVSRSFVPQFKTYLT; encoded by the coding sequence ATGATGTCATTCCTTACTCGCATATATCCATTCAAGCAGAGCAGACACTGGATGAGAGATGGATTTTTCTATGGTCTTGTCATTTGGGCTATATTATATTTTCTGCAGCCTTTCGGGTTCTGTCTGTATCTGGGCAATAAATGTCTTGCTGCTGCCTTGTTTGGCATGGTCACTTTCGTGTGCTATGCTCTTTATTTAGCTTTGGTATTGAAGCGTTTTCACCGAACTGTCAATCCCTGGCGCATCTGGCATGAAGGAATGGCAGTACTCGGGCTCATTGTCATGATTGCTTTTTGTAATTTTCTTTTATCCTCATTTCTCTTTCATTATACAATCACTATCAGGCTTTTTCTGTTGTTTTTGAACTGGACGATTATTGTCGGTGTGTTTCTGACTTTGCTGTCAGTCGGAATACAATACAACGGATATTTAAGAGACAGAATGGAAGATTTGTTGCACAAAACGACTCAGGAACAAAAGGAGGTGATTATTACAATCCACGATACGAGCAGCAGGGGAAATGATCTTGCGATGCCTATCAATGATCTGCTTTATATCGAAGCGCAGAAAAACAATATCTCGGTCTGTTTTGTAAAGGAGAATCATGTCGTTTCTGTTGATGTTCATAATACGCTGACACGTACTCTGGAAGAACTGAAGGGATATGATAATATCTTCCAATGTCACCGCTCTTTTGCCGTCAATGTGAACAATATATCTTCGGCTAAAGGTAATTCTAACGGGTATCAGTTGAAACTGGATAAATGTGCTGATATCATCCCAGTTTCGCGGTCATTTGTGCCTCAGTTTAAGACATATCTTACTTAG
- a CDS encoding asparaginase, whose product MTGTPKILIIYTGGTIGMGKDVNTGVLEPLDFNHLVSSMPEFQLIQADIDVRKFDPPIDSSDMDPMGWAELVGMIANNYNDYDGFVILHGTDTMAYTASALSFMLENLTKPVILTGSQLPIGELRTDGKENMMTAIEIASMKDQEGHPLVPEVCIFFNGKLLRGNRTTKINAEGFHAFDSFNHPHLCDVGINFSFHPHHILEPDYHKPMVPHMKLDPNVIVFSLFPGIQDTIVRHVLESPSLRGIVMRTYGSGNAPHAPWIIRLLDQAAHRGVNIINISQCITGCVDMERYGAGFQLKVAHVVSGYDSTVEAAVTKLMYLQGRYPDNRMVREKLKQSLAGEITLPE is encoded by the coding sequence ATGACAGGTACACCAAAGATTCTCATTATTTATACAGGCGGTACAATCGGTATGGGTAAGGACGTAAATACAGGCGTTCTCGAACCTCTCGATTTCAACCATTTGGTTTCATCTATGCCCGAATTCCAACTGATTCAGGCAGATATTGATGTGAGAAAATTCGACCCACCGATAGACTCCAGCGATATGGACCCAATGGGATGGGCTGAACTGGTGGGCATGATAGCCAACAATTATAATGACTATGATGGTTTCGTCATTCTGCATGGCACGGACACAATGGCCTACACCGCCTCTGCCCTATCGTTCATGCTCGAAAACCTGACCAAGCCTGTCATTCTCACCGGTAGCCAGTTGCCTATCGGCGAATTGCGTACCGACGGCAAGGAGAACATGATGACTGCCATCGAGATAGCCTCCATGAAAGATCAGGAAGGCCATCCGTTAGTACCAGAGGTCTGCATCTTCTTCAATGGTAAGTTGCTGCGCGGCAACCGTACTACGAAGATCAATGCAGAAGGATTTCATGCATTCGATTCCTTCAACCACCCTCATCTCTGTGATGTAGGTATCAACTTCTCTTTCCATCCGCACCACATTCTGGAACCAGACTATCACAAGCCGATGGTACCTCACATGAAACTGGACCCGAACGTCATCGTCTTCAGTCTCTTCCCAGGCATTCAGGATACCATTGTCCGCCACGTCCTGGAATCCCCATCTCTGCGAGGTATTGTGATGAGAACTTATGGTTCAGGCAATGCCCCTCATGCCCCTTGGATCATACGACTGCTCGATCAGGCAGCCCATCGCGGTGTGAACATCATCAACATCAGCCAGTGCATCACGGGATGTGTGGATATGGAGAGATATGGTGCTGGGTTCCAGCTCAAGGTAGCTCATGTGGTGAGTGGCTACGATAGTACCGTAGAGGCAGCCGTCACCAAACTGATGTACCTGCAGGGCAGATATCCAGACAATCGCATGGTGCGCGAAAAACTGAAACAGTCACTGGCAGGAGAAATCACGCTTCCGGAGTAA
- a CDS encoding BT4734/BF3469 family protein produces the protein MPSLFTSLRSSSHKPLSSKKELEWLIMQDRFIQIHTDDYRQMVNIDRKAADNKKRNSAAICPSIQFKPDGRTLEYFGKPTYWAMLDYDHTPSIILEDAVEKAIKKPTTMVCYRTISGRGFRILLKYARPPGCTLTETELHRLAITKAIKIYDELLNLNADRQCLDMTRLCGLAHDEKAYFNWDAEPLPLSPEEVTKFYQTVLKPEMEREKKLETDRANGTSSKGSRSAKKSQGSASSGKANGKKQTQASTEDVIEQVKKLSEGWFCRFEPGSHHEFCMRFATFCFNYGARKEELLNWMTAEYGSQYDGVKSIVDWVFNHTEGWGCWHLYSKGEKYGSNPSMKVLMQWLNTRYEMHLNTVTGMVEIRAYDTQSDFYYKWTEVTETVENTIYTLMDMDGLRTNKKRLESAIKSDFTKKFNPIEDYLMGLPEWKEGDPDYIDQLCERITVKEAPEYYHTKKYFKYAFRKWFVSMVYGWGSKEMVNELVLVLVGRGGIFKTKFLENLLPKCLRSYYANDSSADYKNKDFLQITTSKALICLDEFDAPHGKNLNSFKSCVTKRSVTIRVPYDKYPSQLLRHASLCGTSNNRHVICEEEDRRCLVWEVEKIQSPFEYPIDHDHIYAQAIYIVKELIRKRKEGKLKQGDWVPWLTYEDMEKQRLHNRMFLANSFLEELIAKYFRVPTDGDLMNPNMKFATSADIMEKIGFNPAIRNNVTSGDIQNVMEKMGFRRLRRKQGRGWSVIEKEGYDINQEAKLSIAESRNDSDTTVK, from the coding sequence ATGCCCTCGCTATTTACTTCGCTCAGAAGTAGTAGCCACAAACCTCTGTCAAGCAAGAAGGAACTGGAATGGCTCATCATGCAAGACAGATTCATCCAGATTCATACGGATGACTACCGACAAATGGTAAATATCGACAGAAAAGCTGCTGATAACAAAAAGCGAAACTCTGCTGCCATCTGTCCATCTATCCAGTTCAAACCCGATGGTAGAACGCTCGAATACTTCGGCAAACCTACCTACTGGGCCATGCTCGACTATGATCATACGCCAAGCATCATCCTGGAAGACGCCGTGGAAAAGGCTATCAAAAAGCCTACTACCATGGTTTGTTACCGCACTATCAGCGGCAGGGGATTCAGAATCCTCCTGAAATATGCGCGTCCCCCCGGCTGCACGCTCACTGAGACTGAACTGCACCGCCTCGCCATCACAAAGGCCATCAAAATCTATGATGAGCTGCTGAATCTCAATGCCGACAGACAGTGCCTCGACATGACCCGTCTCTGCGGTCTGGCGCACGATGAGAAAGCCTACTTCAACTGGGATGCGGAACCCCTACCCCTTTCGCCTGAGGAGGTGACGAAATTCTACCAGACCGTGCTGAAACCGGAGATGGAAAGGGAGAAAAAGTTGGAGACGGATAGAGCCAACGGTACTTCATCGAAAGGCAGTAGAAGCGCCAAAAAGAGTCAGGGCAGCGCATCCTCAGGGAAGGCAAACGGCAAGAAGCAGACGCAAGCGAGTACGGAGGACGTGATAGAGCAAGTGAAAAAGCTCTCTGAGGGCTGGTTCTGCCGATTTGAGCCTGGCAGCCATCACGAGTTCTGCATGCGATTTGCCACCTTCTGCTTCAACTACGGTGCCAGGAAGGAAGAACTGCTCAACTGGATGACGGCGGAATATGGAAGCCAGTATGACGGTGTGAAAAGCATCGTGGACTGGGTGTTCAATCATACGGAAGGTTGGGGCTGCTGGCATCTCTATTCGAAGGGAGAGAAATACGGATCCAACCCGAGCATGAAGGTGCTGATGCAGTGGCTTAACACCCGATATGAGATGCATCTGAACACCGTGACCGGCATGGTGGAAATCAGGGCCTACGATACCCAGAGCGACTTCTACTACAAATGGACGGAGGTGACCGAGACCGTGGAGAATACCATCTATACGCTGATGGATATGGACGGACTGCGCACCAACAAGAAAAGATTGGAAAGCGCCATCAAGTCGGATTTCACGAAAAAGTTCAACCCCATCGAGGATTATCTCATGGGATTGCCAGAATGGAAGGAAGGCGATCCCGACTACATCGACCAGCTCTGCGAACGTATCACGGTGAAGGAGGCGCCCGAATACTATCACACCAAGAAGTACTTCAAGTATGCCTTCCGCAAATGGTTTGTGAGCATGGTATATGGCTGGGGCAGCAAGGAGATGGTGAACGAGCTGGTGCTCGTGCTCGTGGGTCGTGGCGGTATCTTCAAGACCAAATTTCTGGAAAATCTCCTGCCCAAGTGCCTCAGAAGTTACTATGCCAACGATTCTTCCGCCGACTACAAGAACAAGGATTTCCTGCAGATAACGACCAGCAAGGCGCTCATCTGTCTCGACGAGTTTGATGCCCCACATGGCAAGAATCTCAATTCCTTCAAGAGTTGTGTGACGAAGCGCAGCGTAACCATCCGTGTGCCCTACGACAAATATCCCAGTCAGCTGCTGCGCCATGCCTCTCTCTGCGGCACGAGCAACAATCGCCACGTGATATGCGAAGAGGAAGACCGCCGCTGCCTGGTATGGGAGGTGGAGAAAATCCAGAGCCCCTTCGAATATCCCATCGATCACGATCATATCTATGCCCAGGCTATATATATCGTGAAAGAACTCATCAGAAAGCGCAAGGAGGGCAAACTGAAGCAAGGTGACTGGGTGCCTTGGCTCACCTACGAGGACATGGAGAAGCAAAGACTGCACAACAGGATGTTCCTTGCCAACAGCTTCCTGGAGGAGCTCATAGCCAAGTATTTCAGGGTACCAACAGACGGCGACCTGATGAATCCGAATATGAAATTTGCCACCTCTGCCGACATCATGGAAAAGATAGGATTCAACCCTGCCATTCGAAACAACGTGACCAGTGGAGACATTCAGAACGTCATGGAAAAAATGGGATTCCGGAGATTACGCAGAAAACAAGGCAGAGGTTGGAGCGTAATCGAGAAGGAAGGCTATGATATCAATCAGGAGGCGAAACTGTCGATAGCAGAGAGCCGGAATGACTCAGATACGACGGTGAAATGA
- a CDS encoding DUF1016 N-terminal domain-containing protein — protein MEIVKLKFYWSLGEDICEKQKQYKWDANFMKRLSLDLRAEFPQSEGFSRTNLYDIKRCFAFYSSQIEFVHQTGGQLQEVDDANLLICEGDIPSIGILLCKDKDSSVVEWSLRGITTPLGVYGKYGY, from the coding sequence TTGGAGATTGTAAAGCTCAAATTCTATTGGAGTTTGGGCGAGGACATTTGTGAGAAGCAGAAGCAATATAAATGGGATGCAAACTTCATGAAAAGATTGAGCCTTGATTTGCGTGCGGAATTTCCTCAGAGTGAAGGTTTTTCCAGGACCAATTTGTATGACATCAAAAGATGTTTCGCATTCTATTCAAGCCAAATTGAATTTGTCCACCAGACTGGTGGACAATTACAGGAAGTGGATGATGCCAATTTGCTTATATGCGAAGGAGACATTCCGAGTATTGGTATTCTTCTTTGCAAGGACAAAGATTCGTCAGTAGTAGAATGGTCTCTGCGTGGCATCACTACTCCTTTGGGTGTCTATGGGAAGTATGGCTATTAA
- a CDS encoding GxxExxY protein, translating into MTENEISYKVIGAIYKVYNELGPGLLESVYEAALCYQLRKDGLKVENQVKLSVIYDGHVLPVDLRLDVLVEDKVIVELKSVTEMKAVYGKQLLTYLKISNLKLGLLVNFDTSDIRSSIHRVVNHL; encoded by the coding sequence ATGACAGAAAACGAAATATCTTATAAGGTTATCGGAGCAATATATAAGGTATATAATGAGCTTGGTCCTGGCTTGTTAGAGTCTGTTTATGAAGCAGCCCTTTGCTATCAACTTAGAAAAGATGGTTTGAAGGTTGAGAATCAGGTGAAACTTTCTGTAATATATGATGGGCACGTCTTGCCTGTAGATTTGCGATTGGATGTTTTGGTAGAGGATAAAGTGATTGTAGAATTGAAATCTGTTACAGAAATGAAGGCGGTTTATGGCAAACAGCTTCTTACTTATCTGAAAATATCTAATCTAAAGCTTGGTCTGTTGGTTAATTTTGATACATCTGATATTCGTTCATCTATTCACCGAGTCGTTAATCACCTTTAG
- the thrS gene encoding threonine--tRNA ligase has product MVKITFPDGSVREYEQGVTGLQIAESISPALARNVVSCGVNGETVELNRPINEDANVELYKFEDEQGKHTFWHTSAHLLAEALQELYPGIQFGFGPAVESGFFYDVMPAEGQVISENDFAKIEAKMLELAKKNEPVVRKEVSKADALAEFKADGQEYKCEHIEQDLEDGTITTYTQGNFTDLCRGPHLMNTGLIKAVKITSVAGAFWRGDAKREQMTRIYGISFPKKKMLDEYLVILEEAKKRDHRKIGKEMELFMFSERVGKGLPIWLPKGTQLRLRLQELLRSLLKPYNYQEVICPGIGGKSLYVTSGHYAHYGKDAFQPIQTPEEDEEYMLKPMNCPHHCEVYARKPRSYKDLPLRIAEFGTVFRYEKSGELHGLTRVRTFTQDDAHIFVRSDQVKSEFENVIDVILKVFKIFGFENYEAQISLRDPKDTEKYIGSDEIWEESENAIREACKEKGLETREEVGEAAFYGPKLDFMVKDAIGRRWQLGTIQVDYNLPERFKLEYTAEDNSKKTPVMIHRAPFGSLERFTAVLIEHTAGHFPLWLTPDQVAILPISEKFNDYAQKVRQYLDKQGVRALVDDRNEKIGRKIRDNELKRVPYMVIVGEKESAEGLVSMRKQGGGEQATMSMEEFAQRINAEVAEQLKAAEE; this is encoded by the coding sequence ATGGTAAAAATCACATTCCCAGACGGATCTGTTCGTGAGTATGAGCAGGGCGTAACTGGTTTACAAATCGCCGAGAGTATCTCACCGGCTCTCGCTCGCAACGTTGTATCTTGCGGTGTAAATGGTGAGACAGTAGAGTTGAACCGTCCTATCAATGAGGATGCGAATGTAGAACTCTATAAGTTTGAGGATGAGCAGGGTAAGCACACATTCTGGCATACTTCTGCACACTTGCTCGCTGAAGCTCTTCAGGAGCTTTATCCTGGTATTCAGTTTGGTTTCGGTCCAGCCGTAGAGAGCGGTTTCTTCTACGATGTGATGCCAGCTGAGGGTCAGGTGATTTCTGAGAATGACTTCGCCAAGATCGAGGCTAAGATGTTGGAACTTGCCAAGAAGAACGAGCCTGTAGTTCGCAAGGAGGTTTCTAAGGCTGATGCACTCGCTGAGTTCAAGGCTGACGGTCAGGAATACAAATGCGAGCACATCGAACAGGACTTGGAGGATGGCACTATCACCACATATACCCAAGGTAACTTCACCGACCTCTGCCGTGGTCCTCACTTGATGAACACCGGTCTGATCAAGGCTGTGAAGATTACAAGTGTGGCTGGTGCTTTCTGGCGCGGTGATGCCAAGCGCGAGCAGATGACCCGTATCTACGGTATCAGCTTCCCTAAGAAGAAGATGCTCGACGAGTACCTGGTTATTCTCGAAGAGGCTAAGAAGCGCGACCACCGTAAGATTGGTAAGGAGATGGAACTCTTCATGTTCTCTGAGCGTGTAGGTAAGGGTCTTCCTATCTGGTTGCCAAAGGGTACTCAGCTCCGTCTGCGTCTGCAGGAGTTGCTCCGTTCTCTCCTGAAGCCTTACAACTATCAGGAGGTTATCTGCCCAGGTATCGGTGGCAAGAGTCTCTATGTTACATCTGGTCACTATGCTCACTATGGCAAGGATGCATTCCAGCCTATCCAGACTCCGGAGGAGGATGAGGAGTATATGCTCAAGCCAATGAACTGTCCTCACCACTGCGAGGTCTACGCCCGTAAGCCTCGTTCTTACAAGGATCTTCCTTTGCGTATCGCCGAGTTCGGTACCGTGTTCCGTTATGAGAAGAGCGGTGAGCTCCACGGTTTGACTCGTGTTCGTACATTTACTCAGGATGATGCACATATCTTCGTTCGTTCAGATCAGGTGAAGTCTGAGTTCGAGAATGTAATCGACGTAATCTTGAAGGTATTCAAGATTTTCGGTTTCGAGAACTACGAGGCACAGATTTCTCTCCGCGATCCTAAAGATACAGAGAAGTATATCGGTTCTGATGAGATTTGGGAAGAGAGCGAGAATGCTATCCGCGAGGCTTGCAAGGAGAAGGGTCTTGAGACTCGTGAGGAGGTTGGCGAGGCTGCCTTCTATGGTCCTAAGCTCGACTTCATGGTGAAGGATGCCATCGGTCGTCGCTGGCAGTTGGGTACCATCCAGGTGGATTACAACTTGCCTGAGCGTTTCAAGCTGGAATATACAGCTGAGGATAACTCAAAGAAGACTCCTGTGATGATTCACCGTGCACCATTCGGTTCATTGGAGCGTTTTACAGCCGTTCTCATCGAGCATACAGCAGGTCACTTCCCATTGTGGTTGACTCCAGACCAGGTTGCTATTCTCCCTATCTCTGAGAAGTTCAACGATTATGCTCAGAAGGTACGTCAGTATCTTGACAAGCAGGGTGTTCGTGCTTTGGTTGATGATCGTAACGAGAAGATTGGTCGCAAGATTCGTGACAACGAGTTGAAGCGTGTTCCTTACATGGTTATTGTAGGTGAGAAGGAGAGTGCCGAGGGCCTCGTTTCCATGCGTAAGCAGGGTGGTGGCGAGCAGGCTACCATGAGCATGGAAGAGTTTGCTCAGCGCATCAATGCTGAGGTAGCAGAGCAGCTGAAGGCAGCAGAGGAGTAA
- a CDS encoding Rpn family recombination-promoting nuclease/putative transposase, with amino-acid sequence MAKYINPFTDWGFKRLFGQEFSKDLLISFLNDLFEGEFQVRDVSFKDKEQLADSKDLRGCIYDVYCETDEGKHFIVEMQNNWTVNFVNRTLCYASKAITNQREKEKSKDKPSFYELVPVYVISFMNFSPHVGEEISQFKSDVMLREKNSEEPFTDKLRFIYLNLPYFTKKAEECVTDFEKWIYVLKHMTTLERIPFETQKKIFKRLAEVADSRCLSKEEMEKYEESQRQVDNYNLGMYSAWLEGNEKGIEQGELAKSFDVAKNLLALGMPVSQIMQVTGLTKEQISSL; translated from the coding sequence ATGGCGAAATACATTAACCCATTTACCGACTGGGGCTTTAAGCGATTGTTCGGTCAGGAGTTCAGCAAGGATTTGCTGATAAGTTTCTTAAACGATTTGTTCGAGGGGGAATTTCAAGTCAGGGATGTCTCCTTCAAGGACAAAGAGCAGTTGGCTGATTCCAAGGATTTGCGAGGCTGTATATATGATGTCTATTGCGAGACAGATGAGGGCAAGCATTTCATTGTGGAGATGCAGAACAACTGGACGGTTAATTTCGTGAATCGCACGTTGTGTTATGCCAGCAAGGCTATTACCAATCAGCGTGAGAAAGAAAAGTCCAAGGACAAGCCTTCATTTTATGAGCTGGTTCCTGTCTATGTGATCAGTTTTATGAATTTCTCTCCTCATGTCGGAGAAGAGATCAGTCAGTTTAAATCTGATGTGATGCTGAGGGAGAAAAATAGCGAAGAGCCTTTCACAGACAAGCTTCGCTTCATCTATTTGAATCTTCCGTATTTCACAAAGAAGGCGGAGGAATGTGTAACAGATTTTGAAAAGTGGATTTACGTATTGAAGCATATGACAACATTAGAAAGAATTCCATTTGAGACGCAGAAGAAGATCTTCAAGCGTTTGGCAGAAGTGGCTGACAGCCGCTGCCTGAGCAAGGAGGAAATGGAAAAATATGAAGAGAGCCAGCGCCAGGTTGATAATTACAACCTGGGAATGTATAGTGCCTGGCTGGAAGGAAATGAGAAGGGGATTGAACAAGGTGAACTTGCTAAAAGTTTTGATGTTGCAAAGAATCTCCTTGCATTAGGTATGCCAGTAAGTCAAATCATGCAAGTTACAGGTTTGACAAAAGAGCAAATAAGCAGTTTGTAG